From a single Nothobranchius furzeri strain GRZ-AD chromosome 9, NfurGRZ-RIMD1, whole genome shotgun sequence genomic region:
- the LOC129153133 gene encoding 2-iminobutanoate/2-iminopropanoate deaminase has protein sequence MISHSWPGARWQAPPPPPLVGKFGVHQAVVVDRSVYVSGQLGMDLVSGQLGMDLVSGQLVGGGVQAQTRQALVNMGEILRMAGCTYENVVKTTVLLADINDFSNVNEVYKQCEYVGFPSIDKSCCTTLTAGCQHKLAIPQVPFI, from the exons atgattagccacagctggcctggggcgcgCTGGcaggcaccaccaccaccaccactagtaggcaag TTTGGAGTCCA CCAAGCAGTGGTAGTTGATCGGAGCGTGTATGTATCAGGACAGCTGGGGATGGATCTGGTCAGCGGCCAGCTGGGGATGGATCTGGTCAGCGGCCAGCTGGTGGGAGGCGGTGTTCAGGCCCAAACCAGACAG GCTCTCGTGAACATGGGGGAGATCCTCCGAATGGCTGGATGCACTTATGAGAACG TTGTTAAAACCACCGTGCTTCTCGCTGACATCAATGATTTCTCAAATGTCAATGAAGTTTACAAGCAGTGTGAGTATGTTGGCTTCCCCTCTATAGATAAGAGCTGTTGTACAACCCTGACCGCTGGGTGTCAGCACAAACTAGCTATACCACAAGTCCCATTTATTTAG
- the LOC107381917 gene encoding leukotriene B4 receptor 1-like: MSTSSNPSPIESLEALDGGTTAACVILGLCFLVGMPVNLLVIWTILRHIKQRLNTVVLILHLAAADLTILITLPLWIYALVNSWVFGEIVCKMLVYVIHVCMFSSIFLITLMSVERYIAICHPFVMMRWKTKRNMSTCLLFLWLLALILGVPVLITKPFDENDEEEQCFSLSFTSEKQAIFFLVSQTFLGFVLPLFTLSVCYCLVAAQLRRMKFNSKQKSKVLIYTVVIVFTLLWLPYHVVNIIDVILVHFSDTDGEFLPESVVLSTGALVFISSTVNPVLYVYFARNFKRSLKESGFVRLFQEVASHTNRLWEFAMQQEKEQGAASAQTEMLSSTQTEAVVSF; the protein is encoded by the coding sequence ATGAGCACTTCATCTAACCCATCTCCCATTGAGTCCCTGGAGGCTTTAGATGGTGGGACAACGGCAGCGTGTGTGATCCTGGGTCTTTGCTTCCTAGTCGGAATGCCGGTAAACCTGCTGGTGATCTGGACCATCCTAAGACACATCAAGCAGCGTTTGAACACCGTGGTTCTCATCCTGCACCTGGCTGCAGCAGACCTGACTATCCTCATCACACTGCCTCTGTGGATCTACGCCCTGGTGAACAGCTGGGTGTTTGGAGAGATCGTCTGCAAGATGTTGGTGTACGTTATCCATGTGTGCATGTTCAGCAGCATCTTCCTGATTACCCTGATGAGTGTGGAGCGCTACATAGCCATCTGTCATCCATTTGTAATGATGCGCTGGAAAACCAAACGAAATATGAGCACGTGCCTTTTATTTTTGTGGCTCCTTGCCCTGATTCTGGGAGTACCTGTGTTGATCACTAAGCCTTTTGATGAAAATGATGAAGAGGAGCAGTGTTTCTCCCTCAGTTTTACCTCTGAGAAACAGGCAATCTTTTTCCTTGTCTCACAGACCTTTCTGGGCTTCGTGTTGCCTTTATTTACTCTGAGCGTTTGTTACTGTCTTGTTGCTGCGCAGCTTCGAAGAATGAAATTCAACTCCAAACAGAAATCAAAAGTTCTTATTTACACCGTGGTGATTGTTTTTACACTGCTCTGGCTACCTTATCATGTTGTAAACATCATTGATGTGATACTTGTGCACTTTTCAGACACGGATGGTGAGTTTTTGCCAGAGAGTGTTGTCTTAAGCACCGGAGCACTCGTGTTCATCAGCAGCACAGTGAATCCTGTCCTTTACGTCTACTTTGCCAGGAACTTCAAAAGAAGTCTTAAGGAGTCTGGTTTTGTTCGGCTGTTTCAGGAAGTGGCCAGTCACACAAACAGACTGTGGGAATTTGCAatgcaacaggaaaaggagcagggGGCAGCAAGTGCACAGACGGAGATGTTGTCAAGCACTCAGACTGAAGCTGTGGTCTCTTTCTGA